From Candidatus Cloacimonadota bacterium, a single genomic window includes:
- the trpS gene encoding tryptophan--tRNA ligase has protein sequence MKRIFSGIQPSGRLHLGNYLGAIKNWLPLQEEYECIWGIVDYHAITVPFAPENLEKRVIDCAATYLACGLDPKKSHLMIQSQVKEHTELAWILNTITPISWLERVPTFKDKSRHFKDSINMGLLDYPVLMAADVLLYKASAVPVGEDQLPHLELAREIVRRFNHIFGDTFPEPKEIIRPGSLIKGLDGNNKMSKSLDNCIYLDESADSIRKKLATAVTDPQRVRKSDPGNPDVCNLYSLHKLFSSSEEIEYVNKGCRKAEIGCVECKRILAKNINEELQPIRERINELKSDTDYIKDVLRAGVKISREIAKDTIDEVYTRIGTGYNLLK, from the coding sequence ATGAAGAGAATATTTAGTGGAATTCAACCGAGCGGAAGATTGCATCTCGGCAATTATCTTGGTGCAATAAAAAATTGGTTGCCCTTGCAGGAAGAATATGAATGCATTTGGGGGATTGTGGATTATCATGCCATCACAGTTCCATTTGCACCGGAAAATTTGGAAAAGCGTGTTATAGATTGCGCTGCTACTTATCTCGCATGCGGATTAGACCCGAAGAAAAGCCATTTGATGATTCAGTCACAGGTAAAGGAACATACCGAACTGGCATGGATATTGAACACTATAACCCCGATTTCTTGGCTCGAACGAGTTCCAACATTTAAAGACAAATCCCGACATTTTAAAGATAGTATTAATATGGGATTGTTGGATTATCCTGTTTTGATGGCAGCAGATGTTCTTTTATATAAGGCAAGTGCTGTCCCAGTTGGGGAGGATCAGCTCCCGCACCTTGAACTTGCTCGTGAAATTGTAAGAAGATTTAATCACATTTTCGGTGATACCTTTCCGGAGCCGAAAGAGATTATTCGCCCAGGTTCGCTAATAAAAGGATTGGACGGAAATAATAAGATGAGTAAATCGCTTGATAATTGTATTTATCTTGATGAATCAGCTGATTCGATCCGGAAAAAGCTAGCAACTGCCGTAACCGATCCCCAGCGAGTGAGAAAATCAGATCCGGGCAATCCGGACGTTTGTAACCTTTATTCATTGCATAAATTATTTTCCTCTTCCGAAGAAATCGAATATGTAAATAAAGGCTGTAGAAAAGCCGAGATCGGTTGTGTGGAGTGTAAGAGGATTTTAGCAAAAAATATCAATGAAGAGCTACAACCAATCCGTGAGCGGATCAATGAACTGAAATCTGACACCGATTATATAAAAGATGTTTTGAGGGCAGGCGTAAAAATAAGCAGGGAAATCGCCAAAGATACAATAGATGAAGTGTATACAAGAATTGGAACCGGATACAATTTGCTCAAATAA
- the secG gene encoding preprotein translocase subunit SecG, which translates to MYVILLVIHVIICISLIISVLLQSSKGGGLGGAFGGGGGNTLFGSEGASSFLKKATEVLGVSFMVVTILLALSSGNQRSTKVGGTLSEQVKQEIEKSPQDKTDQPAALPSGFEKLTEPEENKENK; encoded by the coding sequence ATGTATGTAATATTATTAGTTATTCATGTTATTATTTGTATCTCCCTAATAATCTCCGTTCTTTTGCAATCAAGCAAAGGCGGTGGTTTGGGAGGAGCTTTTGGTGGTGGCGGTGGCAACACTCTTTTTGGTAGTGAAGGTGCTTCATCATTTTTGAAGAAAGCAACTGAAGTTTTGGGCGTTTCATTTATGGTGGTTACTATTCTGCTTGCACTTTCTTCCGGAAATCAACGTTCAACCAAAGTCGGTGGAACCCTATCCGAGCAAGTGAAGCAGGAGATTGAAAAATCTCCTCAGGACAAAACCGATCAACCCGCAGCATTACCATCCGGTTTTGAAAAATTAACCGAACCTGAAGAAAATAAAGAGAACAAATAG
- the rpmB gene encoding 50S ribosomal protein L28: MSKKCEICGVTPIFGNRRSASDKRSRRRWNPNLQKIRVRIDGTVKKMNVCTKCIKNGRIEKP, from the coding sequence ATGTCTAAAAAATGTGAAATATGCGGAGTAACACCAATATTTGGTAATAGACGAAGTGCTTCTGACAAAAGGAGTCGACGTCGGTGGAATCCAAATTTGCAAAAAATACGTGTGAGAATAGATGGAACCGTAAAAAAAATGAATGTTTGCACAAAATGTATTAAAAATGGAAGAATCG